A region from the Peromyscus maniculatus bairdii isolate BWxNUB_F1_BW_parent chromosome 5, HU_Pman_BW_mat_3.1, whole genome shotgun sequence genome encodes:
- the Zscan31 gene encoding LOW QUALITY PROTEIN: zinc finger and SCAN domain-containing protein 31 (The sequence of the model RefSeq protein was modified relative to this genomic sequence to represent the inferred CDS: inserted 1 base in 1 codon; deleted 2 bases in 1 codon; substituted 1 base at 1 genomic stop codon), with the protein MNPRTVSTAGQDVLKIVKVEEGPLWDQESYPPGNSFSGQETPGPRRALSWLHELCRQWLQPGAHTEEQILELLVLEPFLAILPEEPQAWVQQQSPHSGEEAVAMLEDLEQELSSEPILVNQGLTAKQEVLKESXHFGDSRLQRDALLDSMYRETCKHEDGKAASTPAEERQCRFNECGKSFTQSSSLIQHWRIHTREKPHECKECGKAFNQKSGLNEHQRSHTAEKPYQCKEYGKAFSTCNDLIRHGRIHTGEKPNECEACVICPISRLVQCQQIHTGGKRCQCTKCGKACLHSECGTFQHLRIHTGEKPYQCRQCNKSFSSRARLXESQRRHTGERTLTNVRSVGKVPVITGTSLGILEHIQLLIWTHPVDLQSFYVRGFSKETANMTAP; encoded by the exons ATGAATCCCAGAACGGTTTCAACAGCAGGACAGGATGTACTTAAGATTGTGAAGGTAGAGGAAGGTCCTCTCTGGGACCAAGAAAGCTATCCTCCAGGGAACAGCTTTTCTGGCCAAGAGACTCCTGGGCCTCGGAGAGCTCTGAGCTGGCTACATGAGCTCTGCAGACAGTGGCTGCAGCCTGGGGCCCACACCGAAGAACAGATCCTGGAGCTGCTGGTGCTGGAGCCATTCCTGGCCATCCTGCCCGAGGAGCCGCAGGCCTGGGTACAACAGCAGAGCCCACACAgtggggaggaggcagtggcTATGCTTGAAGATCTGGAGCAAGAGCTTA GTAGTGAACCTATACTTGTAAACCAGGGGTTGACAGCAAAGCAAGAAGTCTTAAAAGAATCATGACATTTTGGGGACAGCAGACTCCAAAGAGATGCTCTTCTGGATTCTATGTACAGAGAAACGTGTAAA CACGAAGATGGAAAGGCTGCATCAACCCCTGCTGAAGAAAGACAATGCAGGTTCAATGAATGTGGGAAAAGCTTCACTCAAAGCTCAAGCCTCATTCAACACTGGAGAATACATACCCGGGAGAAGCCACATGAATGTAAAGAGTGTGGGAAGGCCTTCAACCAGAAATCAGGCCTGAATGAACATCAGCGGAgccacactgcagagaaaccttatcAATGTAAGGAGTATGGAAAAGCCTTCAGTACCTGCAATGATCTCATTAGACATGGAAGAATCCACACAGGGGAAAAGCCCAATGAATGTGAAGCATGCGTTATCTGCCCTATCTCACGCCTTGTCCAGTGTCAGCAGATACACACTGGAGGGAAGCGCTGTCAGTGTACCAAGTGTGGCAAAGCCTGCCTTCATTCAGAATGCGGGACTTTTCAGCATCTTCgtatccacactggtgagaaacCTTATCAGTGTCGTCAGTGCAATAAAAGCTTTAGTAGCCGGGCACGCC ATGAATCCCAGAGAAGACACACTGGAGAGAGAACCCTTACAAATGTGAGAAGTGTGGGCAAGGTTCCAGTCATCACTGGAACCTCATTAGGTATTTTAGAGCACATACAGTTGCTGATTTGGACTCATCCTGTGGACTTGCAGTCCTTTTATGTGAGggggttcagtaaagaaactgcCAACATGACTGCTCCATGA